Proteins from one Lonchura striata isolate bLonStr1 chromosome 6, bLonStr1.mat, whole genome shotgun sequence genomic window:
- the LOC110485056 gene encoding proteoglycan 3: MWPCLLMALALLGTIPVSHSALGSPAVEDEEDVTELEMPEEYSGCRGAGDKQALGVPSMPGTATCRYVVISRCQTFHRAQRICAKRFHGRLASIHNSHTNTFLLHLARQHTNAGLVWIGAVSQPAIPIPSCHWTDRSPWNYSRWVPGHPLPGRRFCTALCTNNGLWRSVRCKRWLPFICEI; the protein is encoded by the exons ATGTGGCCCTGCCTGCTGatggccctggccctgctgggcacaATTCCTGTCAGCCACTCTG CTCTTGGCAGCCCTGCggtggaggatgaggaggacgtgACAGAGCTGGAGATGCCCGAGGAGTACAGTGGGTGCCGGGGGGCCGGTGACAAGCAGGCACTCGGTGTCCCCAGCATGCCGGGCACCGCCACCTGCCGCTACGTCGTCATCTCCCGCTGCCAAACCTTCCACCGTGCGcag cgcATCTGTGCCAAGCGCTTCCATGGGCGCTTGGCCTCGATCCACAATTCCCACACCAACACCTTCCTGCTGCACCTGGCGCGCCAGCACACCAACGCCGGCCTGGTCTGGATCGGTGCCGTCAGCCAGCCCGCC ATCCCAATCCCGAGCTGCCACTGGACTGACAGGAGCCCCTGGAACTACAGCCGGTGGGTGCCTGGACACCCCCTGCCCGGCCGCCGCTTCTGCACTGCCCTCTGCACCAACA aTGGGCTCTGGAGGAGTGTGCGCTGCAAGCGGTGGCTGCCCTTCATCTGCGAGATATGA
- the TNKS1BP1 gene encoding 182 kDa tankyrase-1-binding protein: MASQPQPLHPTVPCTPPATTGGPGLAGSPDKGSARPKPPVRPKPHVLPKPAVPAKPPVLPPTPGPRHPRPELPSAEKMNRLAGPQPYSGAATGGPLRRPSFTVRSPETPNGKGLSSPLVTGSEEEVPSAPPTPSRKGPVPFKVTPVPVATRPERFPGTTVEEILAKMDSREGPGSPDRAWLSPFCTDPSSRFGSKTFVAFRKRPSGEADGDPASEAPQMPRAAAGELGMGDDGHPVAEMSSSPPAGLSCAGDPCGRRRPPSPPDLSTLQLGALGPPGSPRPPTCPAPAPGAPFQSAEPSAPAPGSPDAPAELLAPDSPTLPPGSPKSLTQPPVEVPVTSTQAPGAPSATEPQLSVSHSPGSPHTPGEGSPGTTSPPGTPELPPRVTCPPGSPEAAAEYLGPPSPPIAKASRPPGSPEGPDDSTVSPRSHEGPDFNPPPRDVGLRRSSEGVLRPPPTGQGLGELGGSLSALPRPGDLLSEPSLGSESGWSLSQSFEWTFPSRGTRLPAFPPRSPIRETPDSGLSEEGESDGEAAAPGPPKDSRSEGPGSQQAEGAPCPGGPVTQQEAEGSAEEEEGEAQQDAPVSHSLLHVTEPGQHPAEPESPTEPSLTTAAPLDPAPLDPAAAADSACAGDGPKSLQGPGGPGQAEGPSQNPDPHADPGWLTELLASSGVHSSPENLLGWSRKDLCSEFGIGRPRQDSTFDWRHPGASRERNWPVETKQDQEFGTKSSWDSNHSDKDSAARESWSGDYRAAEPMGDTKLGCSDWSQSLGTGKNCPQDPDFSASTAEWGRGYGSTEELGSRQANWGSGLGTGHVQQLDKELRSGQPTWAGRYSSRDTEMKERELTPDWASKYSSQDAGNKDENLTLGWAGRSSTGDAGSPDKELSPSQPAWDRRYKPRDMESQDWEFSPSRPAWTREYRDTESQDREFSPSRLAWTGEIRDMESQDREFSPRRPAWTGEYRDMESQDQEFSPSRPAWDDRSSTRDMESQDQEFSPSRPAWDDRSSTRDMESQDQEFSPSRPAWDDRSSTRDMESQDQEFSPSRPAWDDRSSTRDMESQDQEFSPSRPAWDDRSSTRDMESQDQEFSPSRPAWDDRSSTRDMESQDQEFSPSRPAWDDRSSTRDMESQDQEFSLSRLAEASECSTRDLETQDREFTPSREAGDSGCSTGDTETRNGEFSPSRSVWDDRSSTRDVEARGRELSPSGAARDGQHSSVTPREEEQGLVPARLSWPSESSIGQTWQVRVGEEDMPSSHHPEPPSQEPTWGSAHQQESHSCGSRDWELGAAECQNQFGVAGTEQVPDRCSASDGSMSRVLAQPQAGLHRDLSLDMDNARWSQDLDSWSVEPQDAEARRQEWASAFSARCAARSRDLGAGEQSVGGDTGAEHGRSAPSPSMGDIPAYCPAVEPPWSESPSHSEEERHPSEPAAALQSPRVAPLLPEVASGIPAERGSEEQPSDHPDGERPSSWGEQQLSLTTPQPERSVEQGQEFPLLEDTELLDSSVLRCKASLGRKRQHRAPSLRPTTTEGESWIFRDSTEPRPAPAASSDEEAAEEPRSRRMRGSSSGRGVKVPLFPGLSASAIKAKLRGRNRSAEEGTGDSKGTPPKDPHVQRSKSCKIPGVSGKPPALPPKPEKSSGSEASPPHWLQALKLKRKKP; this comes from the exons ATGGCCTCCCAGCCGCAGCCCCTGCACCCCACCGTGCCCTGCACTCCCCCTGCCACCACCGGGGGGCCCGGGCTGGCCGGCAGCCCCGATAAAG GCAGCGCACGCCCCAAGCCGCCGGTGCGGCCCAAGCCCCACGTGCTGCCCAAGCCGGCCGTGCCCGCCAAGCCCCCGGTGCTGCCCCCCACGCCGGGCCCGCGGCACCCCCGGCCCGAGCTGCCCTCAGCAGAGAAGATGAACCGCCTGGCCGGCCCCCAGCCCTACAGCGGGGCAGCCACGGGGGGGCCCCTCCGGCGCCCCTCCTTCACTGTCAGATCACCCGAGACCCCCAATGGGAAGGGGCTCTCGTCGCCCCTGGTCACGGGCTCCGAGGAGGAGGTGCCGTCGGCCCCGCCAACCCCCTCGCGCAAGGGCCCGGTGCCCTTCAAGGTGACGCCGGTGCCGGTGGCCACCAGGCCGGAGCGGTTCCCGGGCACCACCGTGGAGGAGATCCTGGCCAAGATGGACAGCAGGGAGGGCCCAGGCAGCCCAGACCGGGCTTGGCTCTCACCCTTCTGCACCGACCCCTCCTCCCGCTTCGGCTCCAAGACCTTTGTTGCTTTCCGGAAGCGTCCCAGCGGGGAGGCAGACGGAGACCCTGCAAGCGAAGCCCCCCAGATGCCCCGAGCTGCTGCAGGcgagctgggaatgggggatgACGGACACCCTGTGGCTGAAATGAG cagctcccccccagctgggctgagctgtgccGGGGACCCCTGTGGACGCCGGAGGCCGCCATCCCCTCCTGAC CTTTCCACTCTACAGCTGGGTGCCCTCGGACCTCCAGGCTCCCCAAGGCCTCccacctgcccagccccagccccaggagctcctTTCCAGTCTGCTGagccctctgccccagcccctggctccCCTGATGCTCCTGCTGAGCTCCTGGCCCCAGACTCCCCCACACTGCCCCCTggctcccccaaatccctcactCAGCCTCCAGTCGAGGTCCCTGTCACTTCCACCCAGGCCCCGGGCGCTCCCTCGGCCACTGAACCCCAGCTCAGTGTCTCCCATTCCCCTGGCTCCCCACACACTCCAGGGGAAGGATCCCCTGGCACTACCAGCCCCCCTGGCACTCCTGAACTGCCCCCACGTGTCAcctgcccgcccggctctcccgAGGCTGCTGCTGAGTACCTGGGCCCCCCCAGCCCACCCATTGCCAAAGCCTCTCGTCCCCCAGGCTCCCCAGAAGGACCTGATGACTCCACAGTGTCCCCACGGTCCCATGAGGGTCCTGATTTCAACCCCCCTCCCCGGGATGTGGGGCTCCGGCGCTCCTCAGAGGGGGTGCTGCGGCCCCCACCGacaggccagggcctgggggagctggggggctcACTGAGTGCCCTGCCCCGGCCTGGAGACCTCCTGTCAgagccctccctgggcagcGAGTCTGGCTGGAGCCTTTCCCAGTCCTTTGAGTGGACATTCCCGTCGCGGGGGACACGCTTACCAGCCTTCCCTCCCCGCTCCCCCATCCGGGAGACGCCTGACTCAGGGCTCTCCGAAGAGGGGGAGTCAGatggggaggctgcagcccccGGCCCTCCAAAGGACAGCAGGTCTGAAGGACCTGGCAGCCAGCAGGCAGAGGGGGCTCCatgcccagggggtcctgtgacccagcaagaggctgagggctcagcagaggaggaggaaggggaggcaCAGCAGGATGCTCCCGTGTCCCACTCCCTGCTTCATGTGACAGAGCCTGGCCAGCACCCAGCTGAGCCCGAGTCCCCCACCGAGCCCAGCCTCACCACAGCTGCCCCCCTGGATCCAGCCCCCCTAgatccagctgctgcagctgactCAGCCTGTGCAGGTGATGGCCCCAAGAGCCTGCAGGGTCCTGGGGGCCCAGGCCAGGCTGAAGGACCCTCACAGAACCCTGACCCCCACGCCGACCCGGGCTGGCTGACAGAGCTGTTGGCGTCATCTGGGGTTCACAGCTCTCCAGAG AACCTGCTGGGCTGGTCACGGAAGGACCTGTGCAGTGAGTTTGGCATTGGCCGCCCTCGCCAGGACAGCACCTTTGACTGGAGGCACCCAGGTGCGTCCAGGGAGAGAAACTGGCCAGTTGAGACCAAGCAAGACCAGGAATTTGGGACCAAATCCAGCTGGGACAGCAACCACAGTGACAAGGACAGCGCAGCCCGGGAGAGCTGGAGTGGTGACTACAGAGCAGCGGAGCCAATGGGGGACACAAAACTGGGCTGCAGTGACTGGTCCCAGTCTCTTGGCACTGGGAAGAACTGCCCACAGGATCCAGACttcagtgccagcacagccgAGTGGGGCCGGGGCTATGGCAGCACGGAGGAGCTTGGCTCCAGACAGGCCAACTGGGGCAGTGGCCTTGGCACTGGACATGTCCAGCAGCTGGACAAGGAGCTGCGCTCCGGGCAGCCCACCTGGGCAGGCAGGTacagcagcagggacacggAGATGAAGGAAAGGGAGCTCACCCCAGACTGGGCCAGTAAATACAGCAGCCAGGATGCTGGAAACAAGGACGAGAATTTAacgctgggctgggctggcagatcCAGCACTGGGGATGCTGGGAGCCCAGATAaagagctcagccccagccagccaGCCTGGGACAGGAGGTATAAGCCCAGGGACATGGAGAGCCAGGACTGGGAGTTCAGTCCCAGCCGGCCAGCCTGGACTCGGGAGTACAGGgacacagaaagccaggacagGGAGTTCAGCCCAAGTCGGCTGGCGTGGACTGGTGAAATCAGGGACATGGAGAGCCAGGACAGGGAGTTCAGCCCCAGAAGACCAGCATGGACTGGTGAATACAGGGACATGGAGAGCCAGGACCAGGAGTTCAGCCCCAGCAGGCCAGCTTGGGATGACAGATCCAGCACCAGAGACATGGAAAGCCAGGACCAGGAGTTCAGCCCCAGCAGGCCAGCCTGGGATGACAGATCCAGCACCAGAGACATGGAAAGCCAGGACCAGGAGTTCAGCCCCAGCAGGCCAGCCTGGGATGACAGATCCAGCACCAGAGACATGGAAAGCCAGGACCAGGAGTTCAGCCCCAGCAGGCCAGCCTGGGATGACAGATCCAGCACCAGAGACATGGAAAGCCAGGACCAGGAGTTCAGCCCCAGCAGGCCAGCCTGGGATGACAGATCCAGCACCAGAGACATGGAAAGCCAGGACCAGGAGTTCAGCCCCAGCAGGCCAGCCTGGGATGACAGATCCAGCACCAGAGACATGGAAAGCCAGGACCAGGAGTTCAGCCCCAGCAGGCCAGCCTGGGATGACAGATCCAGCACCAGAGACATGGAAAGCCAGGACCAGGAGTTCAGCCTCAGCAGGCTGGCTGAAGCCAGTGAATGCAGCACCAGAGACCTGGAGACCCAGGACCGTGAATTCACACCCAGCAGAGAAGCTGGGGATAGTGggtgcagcactggggacacggaGACCCGGAATGGGGAGTTCAGCCCCAGCAGAAGTGTCTGGGATGACAGGTCCAGCACCAGGGATGTGGAGGCACGGGGCAGAGAGTTGAGCCCCAGtggagcagccagggatgggcagcacagctctgtgacccccagggaggaagagcaggggcTGGTCCCAGCCCGGCTGAGCTGGCCCAGTGAGAGCAGCATTGGGCAGACCTGGCAGGTCAGGGTTGGTGAGGAGGACATGCCCAGCTCCCACCACCCCGAGCCTCCGTCCCAGGAGCCCACCTGGGGCAGTGCCCACCAGCAGGAGAGtcacagctgtggcagcagggactgggagcttggagcagctgaGTGCCAGAACCAGTTTGGCGTCGCTGGGACAGAGCAGGTGCCAGATCGCTGCAGTGCCTCGGATGGCTCCATGTCCAgggtcctggcacagccccaggcaggctTGCACAGGGATCTCTCTCTGGACATGGACAATGCCCGCTGGAGCCAGGACCTGGACAGCTGGAGTGTGGAGCCACAGGATGCTGAGGCCAGGCGCCAGGAGTGGGCGAGTGCCTTCAGCGCCCGCTGTGCCGCCCGCAGCCGGGACCTTGGTGCGGGGGAGCAGAGCGTGGGAGGGGACACCGGTGCAGAGCATGG CAGGtcagcccccagcccttccaTGGGTGACATTCCAGCTTATTGCCCAGCTGTGGAGCCCCCCTGGAGTGAGTCACCCAGCCACTCTGAGGAGGAGAGGCATCCGTCTGAACCAGCTGCTGCCCTACAGAGCCCCAGGGTCgcccctctgctgccagaggtTGCCAGTGGGATCCCAGCAGAAAGAGGAAGTGAGGAGCAGCCCTCAGACCACCCAGATGGGGAGAGGCCCTCGAGCtggggggagcagcagctctcactGACTACCCCCCAGCCTGAGCGGTCtgtggagcagggacaggaattTCCTCTTCTGGAG GACACAGAGCTCCTGGACAGCAGCGTGTTGCGCTGCAAGGCCAGCCTGGGCCGCAAGCGCCAGCACCGAGCACCGTCCCTGCGCCCCACCACCACCGAGGGAGAGAGCTGGATCTTCCGGGACTCCACGG agccccggccagccccagcagcatcctctgatgaggaggcagcagaggagcCCCGGAGCCGGCGCATGCGCGGCTCATCCTCGGGCAGGGGGGTCAAGGTGCCGCTCTTTCCTGGCCTCAGCGCCTCCGCCATCAAG GCCAAGCTGAGGGGTCGCAACCGCTCGGCcgaggaggggacaggggacagcaaggGGACCCCTCCTAAAGACCCCCATGTGCAGCGCTCCAAGTCCTGCAAGATCCCTGGTGTGAGTGGGaaacccccagccctgccccccAAGCCAGAGAAGTCCTCAGG ATCTGAGGCCTCTCCCCCACACTGGCTGCAGGCGTTAAAGCTAAAAAGGAAGAAGCCTTGA